The following are encoded in a window of Pristis pectinata isolate sPriPec2 chromosome 1, sPriPec2.1.pri, whole genome shotgun sequence genomic DNA:
- the si:dkey-177p2.6 gene encoding SERTA domain-containing protein 2: protein MLAKGLKRKLSDYEENMAGVPGAFDSTPGLPYTLQRQLVLNMCLIKLQSCRMLVEPNLHRSVLIANTVRQIQEEMRQEGSHEASSSCNGPNPIPDTHIPCQGGTELTGSSVLNASPDLNGSSDFSESQLENSLVLVSDNDMSSAISSILKDLDFMEDISPSPCPTPAGESDVNVHLPFEDRPQEIRPVETVFGSFEISNSTSYLTDLAFDDIFEDIDTSMYDSDLCLLPSTSVRSPPATVDDVPKPFQLCNSTSVNAIQICRVDLSDLDHIMEILVGS, encoded by the coding sequence ATGTTGGCTAAAGGACTGAAGCGCAAGCTTAGTGATTACGAAGAAAACATGGCTGGTGTTCCTGGTGCCTTTGATTCTACTCCAGGGCTACCCTATACCTTGCAGAGACAGTTAGTGCTTAACATGTGCCTCATCAAATTGCAGAGCTGTAGAATGCTGGTAGAACCGAACTTGCACCGTTCAGTTCTCATAGCAAATACTGTACGACAAATTCAGGAGGAAATGAGACAAGAGGGCAGTCATGAGGCCTCCAGCAGTTGCAATGGACCAAATCCAATTCCAGACACACACATACCATGTCAGGGAGGTACTGAATTAACTGGAtcatctgtactcaatgcctcgccAGATTTGAATGGTTCTTCAGATTTTTCAGAAAGCCAGTTAGAGAATTCTTTAGTGTTGGTTTCAGATAATGACATGTCATCTGCCATTTCATCAATCCTCAAAGACTTGGATTTCATGGAGGACATCAGTCCATCTCCTTGCCCAACACCTGCAGGTGAGAGTGATGTAAATGTACACTTACCTTTTGAAGACCGGCCCCAAGAAATTCGGCCTGTGGAAACTGTATTTGGCTCTTTTGAAATCAGTAATTCAACAAGTTATCTAACAGACCTTGCTTTCGATGACATATTTGAAGACATTGATACATCCATGTATGACTCAGATTTGTGTTTGCTTCCATCGACGTCTGTTAGGTCACCACCAGCTACTGTGGATGATGTTCCAAAACCCTTTCAGTTATGCAATTCAACATCGGTTAATGCCATTCAGATTTGTCGAGTAGACTTAAGTGATCTGGACCACATCATGGAGATTCTTGTAGGATCTTAA